One region of Phycicoccus sp. M110.8 genomic DNA includes:
- a CDS encoding NfeD family protein, whose amino-acid sequence MNWIGDSPWLAWLGVALVLGAIEAATVDFVFVMLAAGALASAVAAAMGAGFALQIVVGIVVAVVLLLVVRPYLKRKFNENYAADTIGARGLVGRTAYVLQTVTDTEGRVKLGGETWSARVADAADRIAPGEQVRVVSIQGATAFVDRVSDQHVSDKTGE is encoded by the coding sequence ATGAACTGGATCGGTGACAGCCCGTGGCTCGCGTGGCTGGGCGTGGCCCTGGTGCTGGGGGCGATCGAGGCCGCGACCGTGGACTTCGTCTTCGTGATGCTGGCCGCCGGGGCACTCGCCTCGGCGGTCGCCGCTGCGATGGGGGCAGGCTTCGCCCTGCAGATCGTCGTGGGCATCGTCGTCGCCGTCGTGCTCCTGCTGGTCGTGCGGCCCTACCTCAAGCGGAAGTTCAACGAGAACTACGCGGCGGACACCATCGGGGCGCGTGGGCTCGTCGGCCGCACGGCATACGTGCTGCAGACGGTGACCGACACCGAGGGGCGGGTGAAGCTCGGCGGCGAGACGTGGTCCGCGCGGGTCGCGGACGCGGCCGACCGGATCGCACCGGGTGAGCAGGTGCGTGTGGTGTCGATCCAGGGGGCGACCGCCTTCGTGGACCGGGTGTCCGACCAGCACGTGTCGGACAAGACAGGGGAGTGA
- a CDS encoding ABC transporter ATP-binding protein: protein MSDVLEFAGVSVVRGSTVLLDDITWEVEEGQRWVVLGPNGAGKTTLLQLAAGRMHPTSGVAGVLGEVLGAVDVFELRPRIGLASAALAERIPAHEAVHNVVVTASYGVVGRWREDYDTLDHVRASELLGALGAEHLADRTFGTLSEGERKRVQIARALMTDPELMLLDEPAAGLDLGGREDLVRRLGELAADLEAPALVLVTHHVEEIPPNFTDVLLLREGRIVAQGPVEITLTAQNLSETFGMPLELEKRGDRYAARLRTGAGTTGEAGAS from the coding sequence ATGAGTGACGTCCTGGAGTTCGCCGGCGTCAGCGTCGTCCGTGGTTCGACCGTCCTGCTCGACGACATCACCTGGGAGGTCGAGGAGGGCCAGCGCTGGGTCGTGCTCGGCCCCAACGGCGCGGGCAAGACCACGCTCCTGCAGCTCGCCGCCGGCCGGATGCACCCGACCAGCGGCGTCGCGGGTGTCCTCGGGGAGGTCCTCGGCGCCGTCGACGTGTTCGAGCTCCGTCCGCGGATCGGCCTCGCGTCGGCCGCGCTGGCCGAGCGGATCCCGGCGCATGAGGCGGTCCACAACGTCGTCGTCACCGCCTCGTACGGCGTCGTCGGCCGCTGGCGAGAGGACTACGACACCCTCGACCACGTCCGGGCCTCCGAGCTCCTGGGTGCGCTGGGTGCCGAGCACCTCGCGGACCGGACCTTCGGCACCCTGTCCGAGGGCGAGCGCAAGCGCGTCCAGATCGCCCGTGCGCTCATGACCGACCCCGAGCTCATGCTCCTCGACGAGCCGGCTGCCGGGCTGGACCTCGGTGGTCGCGAGGACCTGGTCCGGCGGCTGGGCGAGCTCGCCGCCGACCTGGAGGCGCCGGCCCTCGTGCTGGTGACCCACCACGTCGAGGAGATCCCGCCGAACTTCACCGACGTGCTGCTCCTGCGCGAGGGCCGGATCGTCGCGCAGGGACCGGTCGAGATCACGCTGACGGCGCAGAACCTGTCGGAGACCTTCGGCATGCCGCTGGAGCTCGAGAAGCGGGGTGACCGGTATGCCGCGCGGCTGCGCACCGGCGCGGGAACGACCGGAGAGGCCGGAGCGTCCTAG
- a CDS encoding sulfite exporter TauE/SafE family protein, translated as MSAFEALGILLAGMAAGTINTVVGSGTLVTFPTLLFFGYPPVVANVSNTVGLVAGGITGVHGYRHELRGAGATLRRLAPASFVGGVVGAVLLLVLPAKAFQAIVPVLILLGLVLVVLGPRLQARALARHEAGIPPAPWHGAALVGGTFVAGVYGGYFGAAQGVILMGIMSALSTDPIQRLNGYKNVLATIVNAVAAITFMLVAWDRISWPAALLVGVGAFAGGIIGARVGRRLPPLVLRSFIVLVGVVGIVKIVWFS; from the coding sequence GTGTCCGCCTTCGAAGCCCTCGGCATCCTCCTCGCGGGCATGGCTGCCGGCACCATCAACACGGTGGTCGGCTCCGGCACGCTCGTGACCTTCCCGACGCTGCTGTTCTTCGGCTACCCGCCCGTGGTCGCCAACGTGTCCAACACCGTCGGCCTCGTCGCGGGCGGGATCACCGGCGTCCACGGGTACCGCCACGAGCTCCGGGGGGCCGGTGCCACGCTGCGCCGCCTCGCTCCCGCCTCGTTCGTCGGGGGCGTGGTCGGCGCGGTGCTCCTGCTCGTCCTGCCGGCCAAGGCGTTCCAGGCGATCGTGCCGGTGCTCATCCTGCTGGGCCTGGTGCTGGTCGTCCTCGGCCCGCGGCTGCAGGCCCGGGCGCTGGCCCGGCACGAGGCCGGCATACCCCCCGCGCCGTGGCACGGCGCGGCGCTCGTCGGTGGCACCTTCGTGGCCGGCGTCTACGGCGGGTACTTCGGCGCGGCCCAGGGCGTCATCCTCATGGGCATCATGAGCGCCTTGTCGACCGACCCGATCCAGCGGCTCAACGGCTACAAGAACGTGCTGGCCACCATCGTCAACGCCGTCGCCGCGATCACCTTCATGCTCGTGGCCTGGGACCGGATCAGCTGGCCCGCCGCGCTGCTCGTGGGGGTCGGCGCGTTCGCCGGAGGGATCATCGGCGCCCGGGTGGGGCGCCGGCTGCCGCCCCTCGTCCTGCGGTCGTTCATCGTCCTCGTCGGCGTCGTCGGGATCGTCAAGATCGTCTGGTTCAGCTGA
- a CDS encoding SPFH domain-containing protein gives MDFSAGFIVLVLLIVFAAIVIIRTVRIVPQQTALIIERLGRYSRTLEGGIHFLVPFVDKVRANIDLREQVVSFPPQPVITSDNLVVNIDTVIYYSVIDAKSAVYEIANFIQGIEQLTVTTLRNVIGSLDLEQTLTSRDQINAQLRGVLDEATGKWGIRVNRVELKAIDPPISVQESMEKQMKAERDRRAAILNAEGVKQSNILTAEGEKQSQILRAEGSAQARILEAQGQARAIQQVFDAIHRGKPTQKLLAYQYLQVLPQIARGDSNKMWIIPSELTDALRGIGGALGKVDQGGPDGSDDEQWVDPGDEPDVFQETALEDPAQALAEARGQAGRASQEATEHAAPVQRVQPPIGRPADAVPEREPGTAPDAAIDPAPATGMPAAPPVPPTAPPVEGTEPPRP, from the coding sequence GTGGACTTCAGTGCAGGCTTCATCGTCCTGGTGCTGCTGATCGTCTTCGCGGCGATCGTCATCATCAGGACGGTCCGGATCGTGCCGCAGCAGACGGCGCTGATCATCGAACGGCTGGGGCGCTACTCGCGCACCCTCGAGGGTGGCATCCACTTCCTCGTGCCGTTCGTGGACAAGGTGCGCGCGAACATCGACCTGCGCGAGCAGGTCGTCTCGTTCCCGCCGCAGCCGGTGATCACCAGTGACAACCTCGTCGTCAACATCGACACGGTCATCTACTACTCGGTCATCGACGCCAAGTCCGCCGTCTACGAGATCGCCAACTTCATCCAGGGCATCGAGCAGCTCACCGTCACCACGCTGCGCAACGTCATCGGCTCGCTCGACCTCGAGCAGACGCTGACCAGCCGCGACCAGATCAACGCCCAGCTGCGCGGCGTCCTCGACGAGGCGACCGGCAAGTGGGGCATCCGCGTCAACCGCGTCGAGCTCAAGGCCATCGACCCGCCCATCTCGGTGCAGGAGTCGATGGAGAAGCAGATGAAGGCCGAGCGCGACCGGCGTGCGGCGATCCTCAACGCCGAGGGCGTCAAGCAGTCGAACATCCTCACGGCCGAGGGCGAGAAGCAGAGCCAGATCCTGCGGGCCGAGGGCTCGGCCCAGGCCCGGATCCTCGAGGCCCAGGGCCAGGCGCGCGCGATCCAGCAGGTCTTCGACGCCATCCACCGGGGCAAGCCGACCCAGAAGCTGCTGGCCTACCAGTACCTGCAGGTCCTGCCGCAGATCGCCCGCGGCGACTCCAACAAGATGTGGATCATCCCGAGCGAGCTCACCGACGCCCTGCGCGGCATCGGCGGCGCGCTGGGCAAGGTCGACCAGGGCGGCCCCGACGGCTCCGACGACGAGCAGTGGGTCGACCCGGGCGACGAGCCCGACGTGTTCCAGGAGACGGCGCTGGAGGACCCGGCGCAGGCCCTCGCCGAGGCGCGTGGCCAGGCGGGCCGGGCGTCGCAGGAGGCGACCGAGCACGCGGCGCCGGTCCAGCGGGTGCAGCCCCCGATCGGCCGTCCCGCGGACGCCGTGCCCGAGCGTGAGCCGGGCACCGCCCCCGACGCCGCCATCGACCCGGCACCCGCGACCGGGATGCCCGCGGCGCCGCCGGTCCCCCCGACCGCGCCGCCGGTGGAGGGCACGGAGCCGCCGCGCCCCTGA
- a CDS encoding TSUP family transporter produces MDWVPVLLLGIALFAGAFVQSSIGFGMAVVAAPFVVLVAPELMPGSLLVTSFALPVVQLSHGVRDIAWRPLGWALGARLLLTPLGVLLVATLSVRAISVVVGVLILVTVAASVSRLDVRATRPNAAAAGAVAGVSGTAASIGGPFLALVLQHERPERLRSTLAAFFLVGTGMAIGGLALAGEFTSHQLVSGLVWLPFLGLGYAAAAPARARLDRDRLRRIVLVFCLVAGASVIVRALVS; encoded by the coding sequence ATGGACTGGGTGCCGGTCCTGCTGCTCGGGATCGCCCTGTTCGCAGGTGCGTTCGTGCAGTCCTCCATCGGCTTCGGGATGGCCGTCGTGGCCGCCCCGTTCGTGGTCCTCGTCGCGCCCGAGCTGATGCCGGGCAGCCTGCTCGTCACCAGCTTCGCCCTGCCGGTGGTGCAGCTGTCCCACGGCGTGCGCGACATCGCCTGGCGACCCCTCGGCTGGGCCCTGGGGGCGCGGTTGCTGCTCACGCCGCTCGGTGTGCTGCTCGTGGCCACGCTCTCGGTCCGGGCCATCTCCGTGGTGGTGGGGGTGCTGATCCTGGTCACGGTGGCGGCGTCGGTGTCGCGGCTGGACGTGCGTGCGACCCGCCCGAACGCCGCCGCGGCAGGAGCCGTGGCGGGCGTGTCCGGGACGGCGGCCTCGATCGGCGGCCCGTTCCTCGCGCTGGTCCTGCAGCACGAGCGCCCCGAGCGGCTGCGCTCGACGCTCGCGGCGTTCTTCCTCGTGGGGACGGGGATGGCCATCGGCGGCCTCGCGCTGGCCGGCGAGTTCACCAGCCACCAGCTCGTGTCCGGCCTGGTCTGGCTGCCCTTCCTCGGCCTCGGGTATGCCGCGGCCGCACCGGCCCGGGCGCGCCTGGACCGCGACCGGCTGCGCCGCATCGTCCTCGTCTTCTGCCTCGTGGCGGGCGCCAGTGTTATCGTCCGCGCGCTGGTGTCCTAG